In a genomic window of Hyphomonas sp.:
- a CDS encoding DNA-directed RNA polymerase subunit alpha, with the protein MADIEATNVNDRNWKVLIRPNRPVVQAGYDAKRKAKLVIEPLERGYGTTLGNALRRVLLSSLQGAAIIGVQIDNVVHEFSAIQGVREDVTTIVLNLKQVAIFMESDTPKRMVLKAKGPGEVKAGQIETSGDTQILNPDHVICTLDEGAEVRMEFTIATGKGYVPAEAHRPEDAPIGYIPIDAIYSPVRRVGYQVEDTREGTVLDYDKLTLDIETDGSVTPEDAVAYAARILQDQLQLFINFEEPTVDTGTQTEETDLGFNPVLLKKVDELELSVRSANCLKNDNIVYIGDLIQKSEAEMLRTPNFGRKSLNEIKEVLAGLGLHLGMEVPDWPPEDIEGLAKKYDDHL; encoded by the coding sequence ATGGCAGACATCGAAGCCACCAACGTCAATGACCGTAACTGGAAAGTGCTGATCCGTCCGAACCGTCCTGTCGTCCAGGCCGGATATGATGCCAAGCGCAAGGCGAAGCTCGTCATCGAGCCGCTGGAGCGCGGCTATGGTACGACGCTCGGCAACGCGCTGCGCCGCGTGCTGCTGTCCTCTCTCCAGGGTGCGGCCATCATCGGCGTCCAGATCGACAATGTCGTGCACGAATTCTCCGCCATCCAGGGTGTGCGTGAGGATGTCACGACCATCGTGCTGAACCTGAAGCAGGTCGCCATCTTCATGGAAAGCGACACGCCGAAGCGCATGGTGCTGAAGGCAAAAGGTCCGGGCGAAGTGAAGGCCGGCCAGATCGAGACCTCCGGTGACACCCAGATCCTGAACCCCGACCACGTCATCTGTACGCTGGATGAGGGCGCCGAAGTGCGCATGGAGTTCACGATTGCGACCGGCAAGGGCTATGTCCCGGCCGAGGCGCACCGTCCGGAAGATGCCCCGATCGGCTACATTCCGATCGACGCGATCTACAGCCCGGTCCGCCGCGTGGGCTATCAGGTCGAGGACACCCGTGAAGGGACCGTTCTGGACTATGACAAGCTGACGCTGGACATCGAGACCGATGGGTCCGTGACGCCGGAAGACGCCGTGGCCTATGCCGCGCGGATCCTGCAGGACCAGCTGCAATTGTTCATCAACTTCGAAGAGCCAACCGTTGATACGGGCACGCAGACCGAAGAAACCGATCTCGGCTTCAACCCGGTCCTGCTCAAGAAGGTCGATGAGCTTGAACTGTCCGTTCGCTCGGCAAACTGCCTGAAGAACGACAACATTGTTTACATCGGTGACCTGATCCAGAAATCCGAAGCAGAGATGCTGCGCACGCCGAATTTCGGCCGCAAGTCCCTGAACGAGATCAAGGAAGTCCTCGCCGGTCTTGGCCTGCACCTCGGCATGGAAGTGCCGGACTGGCCGCCGGAAGACATCGAAGGCCTCGCCAAGAAATACGACGACCACCTCTAG
- the rpsK gene encoding 30S ribosomal protein S11, producing MARETTRVRRRERKNITSGVVHVNSSFNNTMVTITDAQGNTISWSSSGMMGFKGSRKSTPYAAQMAAEDAAKKAMDHGLQTVEVSVRGPGSGRESALRALQAAGLTVTAITDTTPIPHNGCRPPKRRRV from the coding sequence ATGGCTCGTGAAACGACCCGCGTCCGCCGTAGAGAGCGCAAGAACATCACCTCCGGTGTGGTTCATGTGAACTCCAGCTTCAACAACACCATGGTCACGATCACCGATGCCCAGGGCAACACGATCTCGTGGTCGTCCTCCGGCATGATGGGCTTCAAGGGTTCGCGCAAGTCGACCCCGTACGCCGCCCAGATGGCCGCGGAAGACGCTGCGAAGAAGGCCATGGACCACGGCCTGCAGACGGTTGAAGTCAGCGTGCGCGGTCCGGGATCCGGTCGCGAGAGCGCCCTGCGTGCCCTCCAGGCTGCCGGCCTGACCGTCACCGCCATTACCGACACGACGCCCATTCCGCACAATGGCTGCCGCCCGCCGAAGCGCCGCCGCGTCTAG